From one Streptomyces sp. R41 genomic stretch:
- a CDS encoding ParA family protein — MGGSVHCEPEVEESESLRSDANIAGPMTDPVPGPRTESMGEDVSRETPPPMDDTPIGRAAQLAVEALGRAGEGLPRPEQTRVMVVANQKGGVGKTTTTVNLAASLALHGGRVLVIDLDPQGNASTALGIDHHAEVPSIYDVLIDSKPLSEVVQPVPDVEGLFCAPATIDLAGAEIELVSLVARESRLERAIQAYEQPLDYILIDCPPSLGLLTVNALVAGAEVLIPIQCEYYALEGLGQLLRNVDLVRGHLNPNLHVSTILLTMYDGRTRLASQVADEVRNHFGDEVLRTSIPRSVRISEAPSYGQTVLTYDPGSSGALSYLEAAREIALRGVGVAYDAQHAHLGAQNDQSMVEGIQ, encoded by the coding sequence ATGGGAGGCTCTGTTCATTGCGAGCCTGAAGTCGAGGAGAGTGAATCCTTGCGGTCCGACGCCAACATCGCGGGACCGATGACCGATCCGGTCCCCGGTCCCCGTACCGAGTCGATGGGGGAGGATGTTTCACGTGAAACACCGCCCCCAATGGACGACACTCCCATTGGTCGTGCTGCCCAACTGGCTGTGGAGGCGCTAGGTCGCGCCGGTGAGGGCCTGCCACGGCCCGAGCAGACCCGCGTCATGGTGGTCGCCAACCAGAAGGGTGGGGTGGGTAAGACCACGACCACGGTCAACCTTGCTGCCTCGCTGGCCCTGCACGGCGGTCGTGTCCTGGTGATCGACCTCGACCCTCAGGGCAACGCCTCCACCGCGCTGGGCATCGACCATCACGCCGAAGTCCCATCCATCTACGACGTGTTGATCGACAGCAAGCCGCTCTCCGAAGTCGTTCAGCCGGTGCCTGATGTCGAGGGTCTCTTCTGCGCCCCCGCCACGATCGATCTCGCCGGTGCGGAGATCGAGCTGGTGTCCCTGGTGGCACGGGAGAGCCGACTGGAGCGAGCGATCCAGGCGTACGAGCAGCCGCTGGACTACATCCTCATCGACTGCCCGCCGTCGCTCGGCCTCCTGACGGTCAATGCGCTGGTTGCCGGTGCGGAGGTCCTCATCCCCATCCAGTGCGAGTACTACGCCCTGGAGGGCCTGGGTCAGCTCCTGCGCAACGTCGACCTGGTCCGGGGGCACCTCAACCCCAACCTCCATGTCTCGACGATCCTGCTCACCATGTACGACGGCCGGACGCGCCTCGCGTCGCAGGTCGCGGACGAGGTGCGCAACCACTTCGGCGACGAGGTGCTGCGGACGAGCATTCCTCGCTCGGTCCGTATCTCCGAGGCCCCGAGCTACGGGCAGACGGTATTGACCTACGATCCAGGGTCGAGCGGTGCTCTCTCGTATCTTGAGGCCGCGCGAGAAATCGCCCTCCGCGGAGTCGGTGTGGCGTACGACGCGCAACACGCCCACCTGGGCGCACAGAATGATCAGAGCATGGTGGAGGGGATCCAGTGA
- the rsmG gene encoding 16S rRNA (guanine(527)-N(7))-methyltransferase RsmG has protein sequence MTEAAELPPAPEQAREVFGDRFADAVRYAELLAEAGVQRGLIGPREVPRLWERHILNCAVLSEVVPEGVTVCDVGSGAGLPGIPLALLREDLKITLLEPLLRRTNFLTEVVELLGLDHVTVVRGRAEEVMGKLQPVHVVTARAVAPLDRLATWGIPLLRPYGEMLALKGDTAEEELKAAATALSKLGAVETSILHVGEGVVDPLSTVVRVEVGESPGGVRFAAKRAKAARTGRTRRRR, from the coding sequence GTGACGGAGGCAGCGGAGCTTCCCCCTGCGCCCGAGCAGGCGCGCGAGGTATTCGGCGATCGCTTCGCGGACGCGGTCCGGTACGCGGAGCTGCTTGCCGAGGCGGGAGTGCAGCGAGGGCTGATCGGCCCCCGCGAAGTGCCCCGGCTGTGGGAGCGGCACATCCTGAACTGCGCGGTGCTCTCCGAGGTCGTGCCAGAGGGCGTCACCGTGTGCGACGTCGGCTCCGGCGCCGGGTTGCCGGGCATCCCGCTGGCCCTCCTCCGCGAGGACCTCAAGATCACGCTGCTCGAACCGCTCCTGCGCAGGACCAACTTCCTGACCGAGGTCGTCGAGCTGCTCGGCCTCGACCATGTCACTGTCGTGCGCGGCCGCGCCGAGGAGGTCATGGGGAAGCTGCAACCGGTCCACGTGGTGACGGCCAGGGCGGTCGCTCCGCTGGACCGGCTGGCGACGTGGGGAATCCCACTGCTTCGTCCGTACGGCGAAATGCTCGCGCTCAAGGGTGACACCGCCGAGGAGGAGCTGAAGGCCGCCGCCACGGCTCTGAGCAAGCTCGGCGCCGTGGAGACGTCCATCCTGCACGTCGGTGAGGGCGTCGTGGACCCGCTGTCCACTGTGGTGCGGGTCGAGGTCGGGGAGAGCCCCGGCGGGGTGCGCTTCGCGGCGAAGCGGGCCAAGGCGGCCCGGACAGGGCGGACACGGCGCCGCCGCTGA
- a CDS encoding protein jag gives MTEGTTSAAAEGDTLTRLEQEGEIAADYLEGLLDIADLDGDIDMDVEADRAAVSIVSDTSSRDLQKLVGRDGEVLEALQELTRLAVHRETGDRSRLMLDIAGYRAKKREELSELGAKAAAEVKSSGEPVKMKPMTPFERKVVHDAVKAAGLRSESEGEEPERFVVVLPA, from the coding sequence GTGACGGAAGGCACCACCTCCGCCGCCGCTGAGGGCGACACCCTGACCCGCCTTGAGCAGGAAGGCGAGATCGCGGCGGACTACCTCGAGGGTCTGCTGGACATCGCCGATCTCGACGGCGACATCGACATGGACGTCGAGGCCGACCGCGCCGCTGTCTCGATCGTCAGCGACACGAGCAGCCGCGATCTGCAGAAGCTGGTCGGCCGGGACGGCGAGGTACTGGAGGCCCTCCAGGAGCTCACGCGCCTGGCCGTGCACCGGGAGACCGGCGACCGCAGCCGCCTGATGCTCGACATCGCGGGCTACCGCGCCAAGAAGCGCGAGGAGCTCTCCGAGCTGGGCGCCAAGGCCGCGGCCGAGGTCAAGAGCTCCGGCGAGCCTGTGAAGATGAAGCCGATGACGCCCTTCGAGCGCAAGGTGGTGCACGACGCGGTCAAGGCCGCCGGACTGCGCAGCGAGTCCGAGGGCGAGGAGCCGGAGCGCTTCGTCGTCGTGCTTCCCGCCTGA